In Necator americanus strain Aroian chromosome IV, whole genome shotgun sequence, the following proteins share a genomic window:
- a CDS encoding hypothetical protein (NECATOR_CHRIV.G17193.T1): MSRAVHFSAVIVGLIAMVSAHGFGRGLFGHPPPPPCGLPPFVDDLPADAQKKLREIWADYKEGEKCYHQHGLTRELMDSLPDDVRREIHKGAFLPPPLKKAPKDIQDQFKAIMQDKSIPFEDKPKKMHELAQKILKGDMLKEFNDFHNKMEEHKKTIAEKAEKLSPEAKEAYDKIGKLEKEKHEIIHKLSEPAQQELFELYRERRDKFPKPL, encoded by the exons ATGTCGCGAGCAGTTCACTTCTCAGCAGTTATCGTTGGCCTCATTGCCATGGTTAGCGCTCATGGATTCGGTAGAGGActa TTCGGCCacccaccacctccaccatgTGGACTTCCACCGTTCGTTGATGATCTACCAGCAGATGCACAGAAGAAGCTGAGAGAAATCTGGGCGGATTACAAAGAAGGCGAGAAATGCTACCATCAACATGGTCTTACCAGAGAACTC ATGGACTCACTTCCGGATGACGTCCGTAGGGAGATTCACAAAGGTGCTTTCCTACCGCCACCGTTGAAGAAGGCTCCAAAGGATATTCAGGATCAGTTCAAAGCAATTATGCAAGATAAGAGCATACCTTTTGAGGATAAGCCCAAGAAAATGCATGAACTTGCTCAAAAG ATATTGAAAGGAGACATGCTGAAGGAGTTCAACGATTTCCACAATAAAATGGAGgaacataaaaaaacaatcgcCGAAAAG GCCGAAAAACTCTCACCTGAAGCGAAAGAGGCTTACGACAAAATCGGAAAActtgagaaggaaaaacatgaaataattCATAAACTTAGCGAACCTGCACAACAAGAACTGTTCGAGCTGTATCGGGAGAGACGCGACAAGTTCCCAAAACCTCTGTAA